One Dermacentor albipictus isolate Rhodes 1998 colony chromosome 10, USDA_Dalb.pri_finalv2, whole genome shotgun sequence genomic window, CTCCAACTTCAACTATTACGGAGATATGGAATCCGCTTTTACGTTTAACCCTGATATGATGCGAACCGTTACGTACGATACGGATGCCACATTAAAGAAAAAGGTAATTAAACTACGTTCTTTCGTTTCTCCGCCAAAGGAACAAAAACAGTGAAAGGAACTGCATCCATGGTATGATCTACAGAAATGAACACAATGCAATGGGGAAAGCTGTATACCAGAGCACTCCATAGGCGGATGTGATGTATTGGCACCTTGGAGAGCTTTAGTCTGACCCTGATGTTCACAGAACACCTGAGCACAGCATATACAAGTATTTACAGTAGTATCGTGGTGCCATCTCGAAACCCTGGCGCCAACTAGAGCACGAAAAGGAAATGTAATTGCAAAGACTGTGTTCTGCTTCTGTCATGATGCAGCAGCGTTGGCAAGTACAAATGTTAACCCCTAATGAATTTGCCAATCACCGGCAAACATAAAAACTTATCTAACGCTTTGTGGTCGTAGAAAGTGTCACGAGATGGCAGTACCAGCGCTCCTTCGTTCGTCGACGTCAGACGTGGTGTTCCATTGCGGTACTCAGCTATAGCTGCGACATCGGGCCACGCAAAGGGCAGAAACGTCGGAGGTGACCGAAAGAGCCGGAACGGGTGCCGAAACGTCACGATGTCCGGTTCCCACGTGATCGccttctgcgtcatgacgtcacgacagaatcACCTCGTgagaaacgaaactgaaactggctgtagaaagcTATTATATTACGTTATCAGGGAACTCTGAAGCTTGCTCCCTAGTATCTTCAGTAGAGTTTCTAAATCCTGGGCATTTAACGAGAAAAAAGTAAAGTGTCGAAAATGTATCATGTCAATACTACATTTAGTAAACAACGCTGTTATTTCttgttttagaaaaaagaaaactgcgaaTATTAACGAAGGACCGAACTTGTTCGTTCCTTTCTGATCCACAGTCAACCGCAAACGTTCACTGAGCACAGaattcgaaaaaaaagaagggaagccAGAGGCAACAAGCCCATGTGTGAAAGTATTCGCTGCACATTTCAACTGAATGGCGTATGCATTCAGTGTGGCGAcgatgttttttttgttgttgttgttttcctgcAGAATCCGTGCATCAAAAGCCCTTGCAGACGGGGATAACGTTGTTCTGCGAAAAACTTTCTGTGACCGCGTCGTCACCGTCTCATTTTTCAACTGCTGATTCTCTTTGTCCTTGTCGCTCCAGGTTTGCACGCTAAAGGCGGCGCAACAAAAGACGAACTTTGGCATCGCCGCCTTCGACATCGACTGCGACGTTGCGACCATGCCGTGTGCCGAGTTGTACCTCAAGGACGGGGCTTTCACCCGCCTCAAGACTTTAGGGGGACTGCGCAACTACATAAGCAAGGGTCTCTTAAACAAGCATGAATGTCTTGCTGCTTCGGTATAAAATGATATAGATTTTTCACGGATCGTCCGGCGATATATAAAAAAGATATGTTCGTGTAAAAGTGCGAACGCCAAGCAGTTCGTGCCTAATTTATTGTAACAAAAAGAATACGGGGTGGAGAAGAGCACATTGAGACTGATGAAAATAAACCAACTTCattaattaaagggacactaaagggaaacaataaatccgtttagactaataaagcattgtttgagaaccctgcaggcagtcatttcaagaagatagtttgaatattagatgagaaaatgaaggtccaagtatcagtatttgaatttcgcgccgaaacgccagcgccggtacgtcagcgtgacgtcagggattccaaagtttgttttcgcatttgggccgcgttggctgaataaaggttcccgaaacttggcatgtttaatatttggttcctttagaacacaatgtagtcaatctctaccgctatatataattagtaggccctagaagatgccgtcaaaatccatgacgtcacagcccccaggtgcgggaacttaagtaggcgtcgccacccgtatttcgttcttgcgctttttctggcttaccaaacgtcttatcgttgtaagagtggtgtttttggtgttgtagaacggtgatttactgatgcagaagaaatcacttttcactttagtgtccctttaagtataaGGACAAATTTTTCGTTTGTGGGGCCGGTTGATTCGCTCTGCCCTCTCTAACCAACTTCGTGATCGCGTGCCCATATGGGCGGTCAAACTGACCATTGACTGTGCTATTGGACACAAGGTAAATGACTACACCATGACGTAACCATACAGAAAAGCTGTTGCTGCTCTGAGTATACAACAGTAACAGCTAGCCGGTAAACAACCAATAGTTCTTCGATGAGACTATGAAGAACACGAACGTCGGTAAACTCTAAGGTCGTGCGGAAGGGACCAACCACAggggttacccgccgtggttgctcagtggctatggtgttgggctgctgagcacgaggtcgggggatcgaatcccggccacggcagccgcatttcgatgggggcgaaatgcgaaaacacccgtgtgcttagatttaggtgcacgttaaagaaccccaggtggtcaaaatttccggagtcctccactacggcgtgcctcataatcagaaagtggttttggcacgtaaaaccccaaatattattattattattaaccacaGGGGTTCTATACTCGTTAGTCGAGGATTCCCACGAATAATAATGGTCACGGAGAATAAACTAGAGAGCTTGTCGCGGCTTTCGGTACCGATGCCGCCGTTGGTTCACAGCACAATTTGTTTGCCTTCTATTACCTCGCGGAGTGTGAAGTGTGTCACTCCACTTCGTCATCGGGCACCATTATGTGACGCGACCAAGGTACCCGTATGGGGCGGAATTTTTGAGCGCTCACTTTCGGAAATTTACAACACAGTACGATacaaataatttatttttcttttcgttacAAAAGGGATAGAAGGAAGTTATGATCCCTTTCGCGAGAATCAGCAACTCTGTTCCTGTCGCTTTGCCAAGATCGCCATCTTCGCTGAAGGTTAGAAACGCTGGCGACAGTTAACGCTAAAGGAAAACCATACGGGTTCCACGATTAGGAAGATTCTAATTTGAAACAAAATTATTTTGGCCCCAGGATCAACCACGCGGTACCGCCACCAGAACTAGGAAGGTGAGCCTATACCGTGGGAGCTAATGTCAAGGCTGGTCGCGCAAAGTCGGAATAACTGGCCATCCAACGAATCAGAACACTTGTCGGTAGGAGTTCGGCAAATAAAAAATCTACAGGTGTGCGTAATCAACAGATGCCGAAGAAGAGAAGGCTCATGCCTGGCGACGTTTCGACACGGGCACCCAACTTCGTCAAGTGGGTTAGGTTCACTTAAACGCGGGAAGTGGACACCTGGCAGCGTAACTAAACTTAACGCAACCAGCCTACCTGGTCACACTGGCGGCGTGTTTCCAACCAAATACAAACAGCGTTTCGGTGTATTGCGCTTCTCGTACTTTGGTAGTCTACAATGGTGAACACATGTGGGTCAAAACTTTTTTATTCTTCATCGTCGTTGTCTTTGTTGTTTTGTGTTGGTTGCATTGCCGTCGTTGTTGTACCGAGTGTTCATATGTCACCTGtatgccggggggggggggggatttgccACCAAGCGTTTAACAACGGAATGAGCAAGGAAATTAATAATCTCGAAGTGGGCACCTACAGATAAAGaattacaaataaaaaaaacgataatATAACTAAAGCTCTCAATAAAAAAGGGAGATCAAAATAATCAATACAACAGGGTAATCGTTTAGATGCAGTAAGGTAATTTCCGTCCACCAAGCAAACACCATTGCGACTAAACATCCAACTGTTCGGTTTGTGTTGTCGTTCGATGAATCGGGAGGTTTCTACGCATACGTGTTTTGCGCTTGTTGGCGGAATCATCATCGTCCATGGTCAAGCATTTTCGCTGGCACCATACTTACCACAGCAGGAAGATCAATTGCCTGTGTGCTGTGCGAGCTATCTACTTGAAGGCTCGTTAACTGGTGCCCATCTTCTGTGCCCCTGACTATAGAGGAATGGTGTGCGTCGCCATTGTGAGGCTTCCTCATCGTCGGGATGTCTGCCCGTAACCCGTTTCAGCTTTCGAGCATAGTCACTCAGGAACGTTACAAATATCTCTGGGAGTTATACATAGTTGACTATTTCCCGTTTTACATACGCCCATGAGTGGATCTGACCACACATCGAGAAATGAATTCACTAGCGATAACAGTCaagatttgaagaaaaaaaagtgtaatTGATATGGGATGACAatatattgagaaaaaagaagctcATAAGAAATAGTATCACAAATTAAAATCGCAGCAGAGTCGGCACACCTTGTGGGAGCTTCAGTGAACTTCCTCTTCACTTCTGTCTATATCTGCTTTTCTTCAACATTTCATTTCTGCCACCTTTCTTTCAGTAACATCTTTCATGATTCAATTCCatgatattttttctttctttcgtttattcacattttcttttttttctttcttgtacacTTTGCTGTGCGTTTTATATGGTAGCTATCTAGATAGCTATAATATTTCTTCTCAGCTTATCGATTGTGTCAGTGTGATTGTGTGCGTTCTGCTGCAGAGTAGCTATAGTTTTCCTACGTGCTGAACTTATCAAGGTTAAATAATTTTGCAGCAATCTGAGAACCAAATTTTCATACTCTGTTTTCAGTATCGATGCCGCTATACTAAACACAAAGTAAGCGTGCTATATAATACGACAAGCTTAAAAGTTTCGTGCCCAAATTTGTTGTGAAGGAAGGGATTTCCAAAACATGTTTCAAGCAAGAAAAAGGGAAAGAGGTGGAAAGTCGTGGCTTCGGCTGTCATCCACAACTGGAATGATCACTTTTCGTTACTTTTATCttgaaaatatttctttttaaatgtAGCTTATACAGACCATTAAGATAGCGGCAAGTAAGGCATTCTATTATGTTTCCATTGTGAACGTCGCCCAATCCCCCGTCGTGAGTACAGGCCATACATTGGAGGCAACAACAGCGACAACagcgacaacaacgacgacgacaacgacgacgacaacaacaagcGGTGTTATCCTTCAAGATACACTCTTCCTTACGCAATGTCGTCTAACTCGAACTGGAACTGTCATGTGGTAAAATATGTGCCAACATTGCCTAGCAACGTATAAAACTGTACGATACACGCCCTTAGATTACAGTGTACCTCTTCATCTGTGCTCTCTAACTGATGGGCACTAGGACAAATTTTTAATTTACCTCTGTTGTTGCTATTATTCAAAAATCCTGCAAACACCGTGGCGAGAATAGTAGAATTAACGAGTTCCAACCTTTTGCCGCGCAGCAACACAGATGTTGCAATATAGTGCATGGAAATAAAATGAAACTCCACACGCCCTAAAGTGCTCGTCACCACTTTAGGGCACAGCGTCTGCATCGATTATTACAGTTCTCATTGCAATATCATAATCACTCAACATCTATAGGCACTACGCAAAAGTGTTAGCATCATGTTTTTTTCCTCACTCAGACAGGAGAAAGTCAAAAGAGACCGGGTTTATTGATTCCTCACTCAAACAGGAAGAAGTCCAAATACACCtgctataaaaaaaattaaaagaaaaaggacAAGAAGCATGGGAATACTGAAAGAGCAGAGAAAATGACAGTGCTTCTGCGCACTGAAGGTTTAAAGGCAGAAAATgtggggaaaaaaggaaagagaactCAGGGGTTTGGACTTGTGGAAGGCTTGGATCCGCAGGCGATGGCTGTTCGGATGATCTGCCGTTGTTGTTGATACGGGTATAGCGGATCTGCTTGAGAATGTAGGCCGCACGAGGTGACGGACGAATGGTATCCTGCAACCATTGCGGGGCACTGTTATCGATGACAAAGCACAAAAGCCACGAATAGAGTCATCGCCTCCTGGGATTTGAATAACCCGCTCAAGCATTCTTCCACAATCCTCGCGGGCTCATCCTACGGATTCGGGGTGACGGTCAGCTTCTGCAGCCCCAgcagggcgtcccactcttcgtCGTCGCTCGACGACTGGACGACGCTCCACCACTGACTGCTGAAGCGGGGGCAAATCCGCAGGTGTTCCACCTTGTGCTCTATGCTTTGAAGAGCACGATTCCGCAACGCTCGCAAGACAGGTCGATGACCCCGGCTCCACGGTTGTCGACTGCTTCTCGGAAGCGGGCGCAGAAGGAGCGCTCAGCGTTGCTTCTGAGCGACCAGATGACGTCCCAGCTCGTGAGGGCGCGGCGTTCCCTGGGGCCGCAAGTCGACCACGGTAATCTTCGTTCCTGAGCATGCGCTGGTGATTTTTCCCctgcaggatgtgagggaaatgaaTAATTGTACGCCATTGTCGTCGTCAGTATAGCTAGCACCAGTGATTGCCCCCGATTTATATCTAGAACTTctagaaagaaagcaaaacgatCGACATCATGTaagccttttttgtttttttgttttttttagtgCGAGTGCGCTCAAATTTTCTGCAAGTGGGCTCGAAGGTATAGCGCTCGTGCATTTTGAACATGTCACGAAAGCATTCGGTTGCTTCGCGCGTCTTGGTTCATTCTACTGCTAAGAACGCGACAGACTCCGCACCACCAGGTCGGTGCTTGCACTAGGCAACTGCAGTGTCGTGCTCAACCTCGCACGACTTACCAATCCCAGCCGTCTGCTCCCCCATCTCGAAGTGACGAACTTCAGGGTGGGACTTCGTGGCTCTCGAAGTACTTCGAGTTCCACGAGTCCCCCGTCAGGCTGGCGACCTTCCGCGCGAACTATTTCGAGAGAACGGCGAAACGTTACCATTGGTAGCGAGAACACCGAGTATAGTACTCAGTCTCATGTGCAGATTCCTCGGAGGAATATTCAAGACCGTCTTGCGCCAGAAGGTCAAGAATTCACACGGCATCCTTGTCATGGAGTGTGTTTGCTCTGAACTCTGCGCCCCAATGCTAAACATGCATGTACGTCCCAGGATAGGACACCGGGATAGGGTAGCCCTCAACCCTGCTATAATGTGCAAGTAAAATGTCTTCTTCAAGTATAATGCCACCTGCTCCAGCCCTACAACCTTGACAGTTTGGACACAAGTATCACTGCTTTGGCGGACTGATGAACTATTACATTTGTATATGTTAtgttctgaaaaagaaagaaagaaagaaagaaagaaagaaagaaagaaagaaagaaagaaagaaagaaagaaagaaagaaagaaagaaagaaagaaagaaagaaagaaagaaagaaagaaagaaagaaagaaagaaagaattataTGTACCCACGTGCTGTGGGGTTCAAGCGTACGACTTATCCCGGAGTCTCAGACGGTCTGCCCTCTGAagtgaatgaattctggggttttacgtgccaaaaagcacaatttgattatgaggcgcgccgctGTGGGGGATTcgatccggattaattttgaacacctgggaaTCTTGAACGTGGCCCCAACGCGTGGGACACGGCCGTTTTTTCAGTACGGTTTTGCATTTCGTTTTTGCACTGAATCCCGGGCACCACGGCCGGGTTTTTATCGGGCCGTCCTCACATCGTTACAGAGACCCAGTGTCCCAAGTTGCCCACTGGgcgcccgccgtggtggcttagcagaTATAGTGCTGCGCTGCTAATCATGAAGTCGCGGATTCGACTCCCGGCGGCGGCgactgcatttagatgg contains:
- the LOC139050536 gene encoding uncharacterized protein, with translation MILLRASPVCKVPYTSNFNYYGDMESAFTFNPDMMRTVTYDTDATLKKKVCTLKAAQQKTNFGIAAFDIDCDVATMPCAELYLKDGAFTRLKTLGGLRNYISKGLLNKHECLAASV